In the bacterium genome, one interval contains:
- a CDS encoding STAS domain-containing protein, protein MRFKTSNQDDVAILAISGKIMGGSDRDKFHDEIKRLIAAGQRKVLLDFGSVPWINSTGLGILISGYASLKQAGGRLMICNVNDRVLSLFYTAQLHDIFETHETKDKALEGFA, encoded by the coding sequence ATGAGATTCAAGACCAGCAATCAGGACGACGTGGCCATCCTGGCCATATCCGGCAAGATCATGGGCGGGTCCGACCGCGACAAGTTCCACGACGAGATCAAGAGGCTGATCGCCGCAGGCCAACGCAAGGTGTTGCTCGATTTCGGCAGTGTGCCCTGGATCAACTCTACCGGTCTGGGCATCCTCATCTCCGGCTACGCCAGCCTGAAGCAGGCCGGCGGCCGCTTGATGATCTGCAACGTGAACGACCGCGTCCTGAGCCTGTTCTACACGGCCCAGCTGCACGACATCTTCGAGACGCACGAAACGAAGGACAAGGCGCTGGAGGGATTCGCGTAG
- a CDS encoding protein kinase, whose translation MVGKVVSHYHITERLGGGAMGVVYRAEDILLRRPVALKFLPAELTGDEESNRRFMREARAVSALDHPNICTVHEIGETEDGELFIVMPFYRGRTLKTVLAEGPLDPASAVNYAQQVAAGIAHANEHGVVHRDIKPANIMVTDRDSVKIVDFGLALLQGGRRLTRTGAAVGTAAYMAPEQVLGAEVGPAADIWSLGVVLFEMLTGRLPFAGETEPAMLYSIVHGQPAPLSGDGRQVPTICESIVGACLVKDAGGRYGSSADLKRDLEEASRILTPQPGTRQGLQAARPGRLRRLALPALLAVVLALAAFTPTIRDAVLKSMGLAAEAPRGVAVLPFDVVGGGAQEQAFADGLTWLLTDRLSRLEEHDSSYWVVPAQLVRENHVVGSDDARLLLGVDYSVKGTLRFTGSKIALSLLAYDALRGEPRTREIDDDLANLETWQHQVSRVVAGMLGVDSPEDELLRPSGRGCTTVPESFAWLLRGLGWLNPSRGEPDHLRARDAFGAAVAQDSSFACAYTGLGRAVWLESGQTDSLAAVTAAGYLRRAVALDSTLVWPHVYLGEIQSRWWDNADAVGSLEHALALEPRHWRALDRLASVQYRRGDTV comes from the coding sequence ATGGTCGGCAAGGTCGTATCCCACTACCATATCACCGAACGTCTCGGCGGCGGCGCCATGGGCGTCGTCTACAGGGCGGAGGACATCCTCCTGCGCCGTCCGGTCGCCCTTAAGTTCCTGCCCGCGGAGCTCACCGGGGACGAGGAGTCCAACCGGCGCTTCATGCGCGAGGCGCGCGCGGTCTCGGCCCTCGACCACCCCAACATCTGCACCGTCCACGAGATCGGCGAGACCGAGGACGGCGAGCTGTTCATCGTCATGCCCTTTTACCGGGGCCGCACGCTCAAGACGGTCCTGGCGGAAGGACCCCTGGATCCGGCGTCGGCGGTCAACTACGCCCAACAGGTGGCCGCCGGCATCGCCCATGCCAACGAACACGGCGTGGTGCACCGCGACATCAAGCCGGCCAACATCATGGTGACCGATCGGGACAGCGTGAAGATCGTCGATTTCGGACTGGCGCTGCTGCAGGGCGGGCGCCGCCTGACCCGCACCGGGGCCGCCGTCGGCACGGCGGCCTACATGGCGCCGGAGCAGGTGCTGGGCGCGGAGGTCGGGCCCGCCGCCGACATCTGGTCGCTGGGCGTGGTGCTCTTCGAGATGCTCACCGGACGCCTGCCCTTCGCCGGCGAGACCGAACCGGCCATGCTCTATTCCATCGTGCACGGCCAGCCCGCGCCTCTGTCCGGCGACGGGCGCCAGGTGCCGACCATCTGCGAGTCCATCGTGGGCGCCTGCCTCGTAAAGGACGCCGGCGGACGGTACGGTTCGTCCGCCGACCTGAAACGCGACCTCGAAGAGGCGTCGCGCATCCTGACGCCGCAGCCCGGAACGCGCCAGGGCCTGCAGGCGGCGAGGCCGGGCCGTCTGCGGCGCCTGGCGTTGCCGGCGCTGCTGGCCGTCGTCCTGGCCCTGGCGGCCTTCACGCCGACCATTCGCGACGCGGTCCTGAAATCCATGGGGTTGGCCGCCGAGGCGCCGCGCGGCGTGGCGGTGCTGCCCTTCGACGTGGTCGGCGGCGGCGCGCAGGAGCAGGCCTTCGCGGACGGGCTGACCTGGCTGCTGACCGACAGGCTCTCCCGGCTCGAGGAACATGATTCCTCCTACTGGGTGGTGCCCGCGCAACTGGTGCGGGAGAATCATGTCGTCGGGAGCGACGACGCCAGGCTGCTGCTCGGCGTCGACTATTCGGTCAAGGGCACGCTGCGCTTCACCGGGAGCAAGATCGCACTTTCCCTGCTCGCCTACGATGCCCTCCGGGGCGAGCCGAGGACGCGGGAGATCGACGACGACCTGGCCAACCTGGAGACCTGGCAGCATCAGGTGTCCCGCGTCGTGGCCGGGATGCTGGGAGTCGATTCCCCGGAGGACGAGCTCTTGCGTCCGTCCGGGCGCGGGTGCACCACAGTGCCCGAGTCGTTCGCCTGGCTGTTGCGCGGACTGGGGTGGCTGAACCCGAGCCGCGGCGAGCCGGACCACCTGCGGGCGCGGGACGCCTTCGGCGCCGCCGTGGCCCAGGATTCGTCCTTCGCCTGCGCATACACGGGTCTCGGCCGGGCCGTCTGGCTCGAGTCGGGTCAGACCGACTCCCTCGCCGCCGTGACGGCCGCCGGTTACCTGCGCCGCGCCGTCGCGCTGGACAGCACCCTGGTCTGGCCCCACGTCTACCTGGGGGAGATCCAGTCGCGCTGGTGG
- a CDS encoding GGDEF domain-containing protein: protein MEGYSVLCVRPDDSLAGLIADLRSETGFHWTIVESEVRAEAHGWPAPAALATASAHDAVLLQVPDPCPVADFSGVLRETGRAHPDVSLHILIDASRAGLVREVSDACLGDLLLPDLMTPAHMAWRIREGIDRRRLQRDLHEANTFTSQVIGSAGEGIIVLDEDHHVRIWNSAMERLTGVAAPFALGRDAREVFPVLADREMTNAMQRAMWGESDPTCDVHFCSRRTGRTGWLSATFGPHRDVDGRVSGVIGLVRDVTKRREAENAIRHMAFHDALTGLPNRRFFRERLREAVANAARYDHSFAVMVLDLDRFKEVNDTHGHETGDRLLCLFVQRLKTLLRKGDLMARMGGDEFVLLLPEVAGEEEVSPVAAKIVAALAEPFVVEGREIGITASIGYAIHPDDGDATQDLVKRADRAMYRAKEEGRNRYRRSAPDRSGR from the coding sequence ATGGAGGGTTACAGCGTTCTGTGCGTCCGGCCGGACGACAGCCTGGCCGGCCTGATAGCCGACCTCCGCAGCGAGACGGGTTTCCACTGGACGATCGTCGAGTCCGAGGTGCGCGCCGAGGCCCACGGCTGGCCCGCGCCCGCCGCCCTCGCGACCGCTTCCGCCCACGACGCCGTCCTGCTGCAGGTGCCCGATCCCTGTCCCGTAGCCGACTTCTCCGGGGTGCTGCGCGAAACCGGCCGCGCCCACCCGGACGTCTCCCTGCACATCCTGATCGACGCGTCCCGCGCGGGCCTGGTGCGGGAGGTGTCCGACGCCTGCCTCGGCGACCTGCTGCTGCCCGATTTGATGACCCCCGCCCACATGGCGTGGCGCATCCGCGAGGGCATCGACCGCCGCCGCCTGCAGCGCGATTTGCACGAGGCCAACACATTCACCTCGCAGGTCATCGGCAGCGCGGGCGAGGGCATCATCGTGCTCGACGAGGATCATCACGTCAGGATCTGGAACTCCGCCATGGAGAGGCTGACGGGCGTGGCCGCGCCCTTCGCGCTCGGGCGCGACGCGCGGGAGGTCTTCCCGGTGCTGGCCGACCGCGAGATGACCAACGCCATGCAACGCGCCATGTGGGGCGAGTCCGACCCGACCTGCGACGTGCACTTCTGCAGCCGGCGCACCGGGCGCACGGGCTGGCTCTCGGCCACCTTCGGGCCGCACCGCGACGTCGACGGTCGCGTCAGCGGCGTCATCGGCCTGGTGCGCGACGTCACCAAGCGCCGGGAGGCCGAGAACGCCATCCGGCACATGGCCTTTCACGACGCGCTGACCGGCCTGCCCAACCGCCGCTTCTTCCGCGAACGGCTGCGCGAGGCCGTCGCCAACGCCGCGCGCTACGACCACAGTTTCGCCGTGATGGTGCTGGACCTGGATCGCTTCAAGGAAGTGAACGACACCCACGGCCACGAGACGGGCGACCGCCTGCTCTGCCTCTTCGTGCAGCGTCTGAAGACCCTGTTGCGCAAGGGCGATCTGATGGCGCGCATGGGCGGAGACGAGTTCGTCCTGCTGCTCCCGGAGGTTGCCGGCGAGGAGGAGGTGTCGCCGGTGGCGGCCAAGATCGTCGCGGCCCTGGCCGAGCCCTTCGTGGTCGAAGGCCGGGAGATCGGGATCACGGCCAGCATCGGCTACGCCATCCATCCCGACGACGGCGACGCCACCCAGGATCTCGTCAAGCGCGCCGACCGCGCCATGTACAGGGCCAAGGAAGAGGGGCGCAACCGCTATCGCCGCAGCGCCCCCGACAGGTCCGGTCGTTGA